A genomic stretch from Hemibagrus wyckioides isolate EC202008001 linkage group LG02, SWU_Hwy_1.0, whole genome shotgun sequence includes:
- the tmem86b gene encoding lysoplasmalogenase, whose protein sequence is MDILETDAYDRRQRRNTSCVLFLFLLPFFASAALYFHLWIPLSAPSILAAGVKAAPVLSLTFVVLKYNGGWSLLGVTGGLVMSAGGDICLIWPNLFLMGMVCFALAHLFYTLSFLSSRYSSHSSSSCGLYFFYLLLWGAGGGIYFYLLPFLQKSPEPEIFVPAVGGYVLLIVLMTTFAARTRQPLVLLGALVFMVSDFTLALQQFKVVEHLDYGRHIVMTTYYLAQLLIAIGDIQATIAEQAEELHKWKRS, encoded by the exons ATGGACATCCTGGAGACGGACGCTTACGATAGGAGGCAGCGCAGGAATACG TCCTGCGTgttgtttcttttcctcctccctTTCTTCGCTTCTGCAGCTCTGTATTTCCACCTGTGGATCCCACTTTCTGCTCCATCCATCCTGGCCGCAGGTGTAAAGGCAGCCCCTGTGCTCTCTTTGACTTTCGTGGTGCTGAAATACAACGGGGGGTGGAGCCTGCTGGGCGTGACCGGAGGGCTGGTGATGTCCGCGGGAGGAGACATCTGTCTCATCTGGCCAAATCTTTTCCTCATgg GAATGGTCTGCTTTGCACTGGCCCACCTGTTCTACACTCTTTCCTTCCTTAGTTCACGTTAttcctctcactcctcttcttcCTGTGGCCTCTACTTCTTTTACCTCCTGCTCTGGGGAGCAGGTGGTGGAATTTACTTCTATCTCCTGCCCTTCCTCCAGAAGTCACCGGAGCCTGAAATTTTTGTCCCAGCCGTCGGAGGTTACGTGCTTCTCATTGTTCTAATGACGACTTTTGCGGCACGGACGAGGCAGCCTCTGGTTCTCTTGGGTGCCCTGGTCTTCATGGTGTCTGACTTCACCCTCGCCCTGCAGCAGTTCAAAGTGGTTGAGCATCTGGATTATGGCCGGCATATCGTCATGACAACGTATTACCTAGCCCAGTTGCTGATCGCCATTGGTGACATACAGGCGACGATCGCAGAACAGGCTGAAGAGCTCCACAAGTGGAAGAGGTCATAG
- the aspdh gene encoding aspartate dehydrogenase domain-containing protein, which yields MTDRPSPVTVGIVGYGHLGQFLVDRLQKEGPEVGLSLAFVWNRNADKLSGSVPDHLILTELSEFTHKNADVIVEVCHPQIVKDFGARFLSHAHFLVGSPSALSDSRLNKELRLAAKQNGHTLYVPSGALWGGQDIQRLNDSGLLKALSIRMSKHPSCFRLAGNLLSDWSEGEGRRVIFHGSVAELCPVAPNNVNTMAAAAVAASTLGFSGVTGEIVSDTDLADYHLVEVEVTGSDGFSVKTVRCNPAKLGAVTGSATYSSFWSSLLICRGHGGRVYLC from the exons ATGACGGACAGACCATCACCAGTAACAGTCGGAATCGTGGGATATGGACATTTAG GTCAGTTCCTGGTGGATCGTCTACAGAAGGAAGGTCCTGAGGTTGGACTCAGTTTGGCTTTTGTATGGAACAGAAATGCAGATAAACTCAGTGGCTCGGTTCCTGACCATCTCATACTGACCGAGCTCTCAGAATTTACTCAcaa AAATGCTGACGTGATAGTAGAAGTCTGTCATCCACAGATAGTGAAAGATTTCGGAGCAAGATTCTTATCACATGCACACTTCCTG GTGGGCAGTCCCTCAGCTCTGTCAGATTCCCGGCTAAATAAGGAGCTCAGACTGGCAGCAAAGCAGAATGGACACACGCTCTACGTGCCCAGTGGTGCACTATGGGGCGGGCAGGACATCCAGAGACTGAACGACAgtgggttgttaaaa GCCCTGTCCATCCGCATGTCCAAACATCCCTCCTGTTTCCGGCTGGCTGGAaacctgctctctgattggtcggaaggagAAGGGAGGCGTGTGATTTTTCACGGATCGGTAGCTGAACTCTGCCCCGTCGCCCCCAATAACGTGAACACCATGGCGGCCGCAGCCGTCGCCGCATCCACACTGGGCTTCAGTGGGGTCACTGGAGAGATCGTGTCAGATACAGA tctgGCTGATTATCACCTTGTGGAGGTGGAAGTGACCGGGTCAGACGGTTTCTCTGTGAAAACGGTGAGGTGTAACCCGGCCAAGCTGGGAGCAGTTACAGGCAGCGCCACCTACAGTTCATTCTGGAGCAGTTTActga TTTGCAGAGGGCATGGAGGAAGAGTCTATCTGtgctga